Proteins encoded by one window of Synergistes jonesii:
- the coaD gene encoding pantetheine-phosphate adenylyltransferase — MIRAVYPGSFDPITNGHIYISERAAALFDELIVAVLVNPEKQSTFSEEERQIMAREALVHLPNVSVKYFNGLLVDFMRQQQSRIIIRGLRALSDFEYEFQLAQMNRQLAPEIETFFIATDARYSYLSSRAIKAAFQFGGAVREMVPPGVYRRLRERIPPNNL; from the coding sequence ATGATCAGAGCGGTATACCCGGGCTCGTTCGACCCGATAACGAACGGGCACATATATATATCGGAACGCGCGGCGGCGCTCTTCGACGAGCTGATCGTCGCGGTCCTCGTGAACCCTGAAAAGCAGTCCACCTTCAGCGAGGAGGAGAGGCAGATCATGGCGCGCGAAGCGCTCGTGCATCTGCCGAACGTCAGCGTAAAATATTTCAACGGGCTTCTCGTCGACTTCATGCGCCAGCAGCAGAGCAGGATAATAATCCGCGGCCTGCGCGCGCTGTCGGATTTCGAATACGAATTCCAGCTCGCGCAGATGAACAGACAGCTCGCTCCGGAGATAGAGACGTTCTTCATCGCGACCGACGCGAGGTATTCGTATCTGTCGAGCCGCGCGATAAAGGCCGCCTTCCAGTTCGGCGGCGCGGTGCGCGAAATGGTGCCCCCCGGCGTTTACAGAAGGCTCAGGGAAAGGATACCGCCGAACAACCTGTAG
- a CDS encoding RsmD family RNA methyltransferase, translated as MKEMRPTMGVVKSALFNILGNINGRSFLDLFSGSGQIALEAHRRGAAPVVCVEAERSRHAEIAKRAPRRLTCLRMDARRAVSRFAKRGESFDIIFADPPYKLGWGKEFPRLIAENIGILAAGGVIIFEHAEEEEAADIAPGWAREERRYGGAVLTLYRREENDQSGIPGLVRPDNERAHIYIGTRGGALRRADRRGPREP; from the coding sequence GTGAAAGAAATGCGTCCTACCATGGGCGTCGTGAAATCGGCCCTTTTCAACATACTGGGGAACATAAACGGCAGGAGCTTCCTCGACCTTTTTTCAGGCAGCGGGCAGATCGCGCTGGAAGCCCACAGGAGGGGCGCCGCCCCCGTCGTCTGCGTCGAAGCCGAGCGCTCGCGGCACGCCGAAATAGCAAAAAGGGCTCCGCGCCGGCTGACGTGCCTGCGCATGGACGCGCGCCGCGCCGTATCACGCTTCGCAAAAAGGGGAGAAAGCTTCGATATAATATTCGCCGACCCTCCCTACAAGCTCGGCTGGGGAAAAGAATTCCCCCGGCTCATCGCGGAGAATATAGGGATTTTGGCCGCTGGCGGCGTTATAATTTTCGAACACGCGGAGGAGGAAGAGGCCGCGGATATAGCGCCCGGATGGGCGCGCGAAGAGAGAAGGTACGGAGGCGCGGTCCTTACACTCTACAGGAGGGAAGAAAATGATCAGAGCGGTATACCCGGGCTCGTTCGACCCGATAACGAACGGGCACATATATATATCGGAACGCGCGGCGGCGCTCTTCGACGAGCTGATCGTCGCGGTCCTCGTGAACCCTGA
- a CDS encoding MFS transporter, with product MEEYAAARRGRAPEKQNKRALYGVIFLHGFNDMHSTALPTIIPMLAQSISLTMSQAGILSALFGTMNILLQPIAGYIADGLKRPWLAAFGPLLSITGASLLSLSPSFGAALLCIGLMSTGTSLFHPQGTGGCGAAADKKRLAFFLSLFQASGTVGSAIGPLYVVFMISMFGRRGFPLIMIPAALLVCFFLLRNMGEIPTGGAEEKEGKGAGSFAHYLRFLLSRVGWIVAITSVRDAVFQAIKVFTPTLFVQRGSSIAMGGAVLFAVTLTAALAGIAGGRLADGVGEKKVVFGAIAIAPIFLIFGVRDYGMLSTASLMAGYAFLQASTPVTLAMAQRRCPESRSLASSLTNGVSWGLANLFVTPVGVLADHIGLQATLELVAFLPWSVTLWYGAKTLAARNRAA from the coding sequence ATGGAAGAGTATGCCGCGGCGCGCAGGGGGCGGGCGCCGGAAAAACAAAACAAACGCGCCCTCTACGGAGTCATCTTTCTCCACGGATTCAACGATATGCACTCCACGGCGCTGCCGACGATCATCCCGATGCTCGCGCAGTCGATTTCTCTCACGATGAGCCAGGCCGGCATACTGAGCGCCCTCTTCGGCACGATGAATATATTGCTGCAGCCGATTGCCGGCTATATCGCTGACGGGCTGAAGCGGCCGTGGCTCGCCGCGTTCGGCCCGCTGCTCTCCATTACCGGCGCGTCGCTGCTTTCTCTCTCGCCGAGCTTCGGCGCGGCGCTCCTCTGCATCGGCCTCATGAGCACCGGCACCTCGCTCTTCCATCCGCAGGGGACCGGCGGCTGCGGCGCGGCCGCGGACAAAAAGAGGCTCGCCTTCTTCCTGTCGCTCTTCCAGGCTTCCGGCACCGTCGGAAGCGCGATAGGGCCGCTGTACGTCGTATTCATGATCTCGATGTTCGGCAGGAGGGGCTTTCCTCTTATAATGATCCCGGCCGCGCTGCTGGTATGCTTTTTCCTGCTGCGCAATATGGGGGAGATACCCACGGGCGGCGCGGAGGAGAAGGAGGGGAAAGGCGCGGGCTCCTTCGCGCATTACCTGCGCTTCCTGCTCTCCAGGGTGGGCTGGATAGTGGCGATAACGAGCGTCCGCGACGCCGTCTTCCAGGCGATAAAGGTCTTCACGCCGACGCTCTTCGTGCAGCGCGGCAGCTCCATCGCGATGGGCGGCGCCGTCCTCTTCGCGGTCACGCTCACCGCGGCGCTGGCGGGGATCGCCGGCGGGAGGCTCGCCGACGGCGTCGGCGAAAAAAAGGTAGTCTTCGGCGCTATAGCGATAGCGCCGATATTTCTGATATTCGGTGTGCGCGATTACGGAATGCTCTCCACGGCATCGCTGATGGCGGGCTATGCCTTCCTGCAGGCGAGCACGCCGGTCACGCTCGCGATGGCGCAGAGGCGCTGCCCCGAGTCGCGCAGCCTCGCAAGCTCCCTTACCAACGGCGTATCGTGGGGGCTGGCGAATCTCTTTGTGACGCCGGTAGGCGTTTTGGCGGACCATATAGGATTGCAGGCTACGCTCGAGCTCGTCGCCTTCCTGCCGTGGAGCGTGACCTTATGGTACGGCGCTAAGACGCTGGCGGCGCGGAATAGAGCCGCTTAG
- a CDS encoding acetate/propionate family kinase, with translation MKILVLNCGSSSLKYQLIEMDGEKVMAKGLVERIGIEGSRIKHTKTGMDAVTREAPFPTHTAAIKYVLDILVDPEYGVLKDLDELYATGHRIVHGGEKFTKSVLVTPDVLKGIEEVIPLAPLHNPANLQGLKAVMEVLPGKPNVVVFDTAFHQTMPPKAYIYGIPYEHYEKNRVRRYGFHGTSHGYVARRAAEILGRDIKDLKIVTCHLGNGSSITAVKDGMSVGTSFGYGTAEGVLMGTRCGDIDPSVMIYLMEQLGTPQKVSDEVHKKGGLLGVSGISSDLRDVEEAAEKGCERARLAWDILVDGVKKYIAGFAAKMGGVDVVVFTAGIGENGITFRKAVCDNMEFMGVKIDAKKNDCRGKETIISAPDSKVTVMVVPTDEEMVIARDTLKCASEAK, from the coding sequence ATGAAGATTCTCGTTCTCAACTGCGGAAGCTCGTCACTGAAGTATCAGCTGATCGAAATGGACGGCGAAAAGGTAATGGCGAAGGGGCTCGTCGAGCGCATAGGCATCGAGGGCTCGCGCATCAAGCACACGAAGACCGGCATGGACGCCGTAACGCGCGAAGCCCCCTTCCCGACGCATACCGCGGCCATCAAGTACGTCCTCGACATCTTAGTCGACCCCGAATACGGCGTTCTGAAGGACCTCGACGAGCTTTACGCGACCGGCCACCGCATAGTCCACGGCGGCGAGAAGTTCACAAAATCCGTCCTCGTCACACCCGACGTGCTGAAAGGCATCGAAGAGGTCATCCCCCTCGCGCCGCTCCACAACCCCGCGAACCTGCAGGGGCTCAAGGCCGTCATGGAAGTCCTTCCCGGCAAGCCGAACGTCGTCGTCTTCGACACGGCCTTTCATCAGACGATGCCTCCGAAGGCCTACATATACGGCATCCCCTACGAACATTACGAGAAAAACCGCGTCCGCCGCTACGGCTTCCACGGGACGAGCCACGGGTACGTCGCGCGGCGCGCGGCGGAGATACTCGGCAGGGATATAAAGGACCTCAAGATAGTCACCTGCCACCTCGGCAACGGCAGCTCGATCACGGCGGTAAAAGACGGGATGTCCGTAGGCACGAGCTTCGGCTACGGCACCGCCGAGGGGGTGCTGATGGGCACGCGCTGCGGCGACATAGACCCGTCCGTGATGATTTATCTGATGGAACAGCTGGGCACGCCGCAGAAGGTAAGCGACGAGGTCCACAAAAAGGGCGGCCTTTTAGGCGTCTCCGGCATATCGAGCGACCTTCGCGACGTCGAGGAGGCGGCTGAGAAGGGCTGTGAACGCGCGCGGCTGGCATGGGATATACTTGTCGACGGCGTCAAGAAATATATCGCGGGCTTCGCGGCCAAGATGGGAGGAGTCGACGTCGTCGTATTCACAGCCGGCATCGGCGAAAACGGCATCACTTTCCGCAAAGCGGTATGCGATAATATGGAATTCATGGGCGTCAAGATCGACGCCAAGAAAAACGACTGCCGCGGAAAAGAAACTATCATCAGCGCGCCGGATTCAAAGGTGACGGTGATGGTGGTCCCGACGGACGAAGAGATGGTCATCGCGCGCGACACGCTGAAGTGCGCGTCGGAAGCGAAGTAA
- a CDS encoding tRNA(Met) cytidine acetate ligase, producing the protein MTSPVAGITAEYNPLHVGHAGHIARARELCGARAVVAVLSSDFVQRGEPALLDKWTRAKMALACGCDLVLELPAVFSAHNAGVFSKAAVDTLAAAGVVTHISFGAENPERLTDNIIDILLNEPEPFKPLLKKHLASGLSFVEARARAADGLLPGAGALLAGSNNILALGYMMRIKEKKYPLRVLPLKREGGAYNSGELGGVASSAAIRAALARGEKESAFAQLPPPSRRILTEAMEEGRACAAHGRYWSVLRALLIRLEPEELARCAEISEGAEHRMIAAAREAKTFEEWTDACVSKRYPAGRVRRAALHALLALGHWTNRAAQRLGPPYIRPLAMNSAGRALLAEMKKTSRLPIVTTYGQAARVSRYAAEVARRELLACELWEGTIPNGSFGVEHKRKIIIC; encoded by the coding sequence ATGACTTCTCCCGTCGCCGGGATTACTGCCGAATATAATCCGCTCCACGTCGGACACGCAGGCCACATCGCGAGGGCGAGGGAGCTGTGCGGCGCGCGCGCCGTCGTCGCCGTGCTCTCCTCCGACTTCGTCCAGCGCGGCGAGCCCGCGCTGCTCGACAAATGGACGAGGGCGAAAATGGCGCTCGCCTGCGGCTGCGACCTCGTGCTCGAGCTGCCGGCGGTATTCTCCGCACACAACGCCGGAGTGTTCTCCAAAGCCGCCGTCGACACACTCGCGGCCGCCGGAGTCGTGACTCATATATCTTTCGGCGCGGAGAATCCGGAGCGCCTCACGGACAATATTATCGATATTCTACTAAATGAGCCGGAGCCTTTCAAGCCGTTGTTGAAAAAACATCTCGCAAGCGGCCTCTCTTTCGTCGAGGCGCGCGCCAGAGCGGCCGACGGGCTTCTGCCCGGCGCCGGCGCGCTGCTGGCCGGCAGCAACAACATCCTCGCGCTCGGCTATATGATGAGGATAAAGGAAAAAAAATATCCTCTGCGCGTCCTGCCGCTGAAAAGGGAAGGGGGCGCCTACAACAGCGGGGAGCTGGGAGGCGTCGCCAGCTCCGCCGCGATACGCGCGGCCCTCGCGCGCGGCGAAAAGGAGTCGGCTTTCGCCCAGCTGCCACCCCCTTCGCGCAGGATTTTGACGGAAGCGATGGAAGAAGGGCGCGCCTGCGCGGCGCACGGGCGTTATTGGAGCGTCCTGCGCGCGCTGCTGATTCGCTTGGAGCCGGAGGAGCTCGCGCGCTGCGCGGAAATTTCCGAGGGCGCCGAGCACAGGATGATCGCTGCGGCGCGGGAGGCGAAGACTTTTGAAGAGTGGACGGACGCCTGCGTATCGAAGCGCTATCCGGCCGGCAGGGTGCGCCGCGCCGCGCTCCACGCGCTGCTGGCGCTCGGCCACTGGACGAACAGGGCGGCGCAGCGCCTCGGCCCGCCGTATATACGCCCGCTCGCGATGAATTCCGCGGGGCGCGCGCTGCTGGCGGAGATGAAAAAAACGTCGCGGCTCCCCATAGTCACGACTTACGGGCAGGCCGCTCGGGTGTCGCGATACGCAGCCGAAGTAGCGCGCCGCGAGCTGCTGGCCTGCGAGCTGTGGGAGGGGACGATCCCCAACGGCAGCTTCGGCGTCGAGCATAAGAGGAAAATAATAATCTGCTGA